In one Methanobrevibacter arboriphilus genomic region, the following are encoded:
- the dnaG gene encoding DNA primase DnaG, producing the protein MGKGIEELTTTKYLIHAQINANGIVEKPDVVGAVFGQTEGLLSNDLDLRELQKTGRIGRIKVIIHSNGGRAKGEIVIPSSLDRIETAILAASLETINRVGPCEAHIKTIKVEDVRAVKREQVVNRAKEIYKGMMEKVTPESMKMIEEVKEAMRIHEISEYGDEKLPAGPSIHTSDAIIVVEGRSDVLNLLKYGIKNTVAVEGVNVPNSVANLTKNKTVTVFVDGDRGGELILKELMQVGEVDYVTRAPKGKEVEELEKEEVMISLRDKVPVEQYFANSKPKVQTPKVEDKVTLMRNLLRDLEGTGSAEILDDALNILNEVKVEKLYDELKTANKDAYAVIFDGVVSQRLVDISVSKGIKNLVAFKASEIVKRPDKLRIITVN; encoded by the coding sequence ATGGGAAAAGGAATTGAAGAACTAACTACAACTAAATATCTTATTCATGCACAAATTAATGCAAATGGAATTGTTGAAAAGCCAGATGTTGTTGGAGCCGTTTTTGGTCAAACTGAAGGCCTTTTAAGCAATGACTTAGACTTGAGAGAACTTCAAAAAACAGGCCGAATTGGAAGGATAAAAGTTATTATTCATTCTAATGGGGGAAGAGCTAAAGGAGAAATTGTTATTCCTTCCAGTTTAGATAGAATTGAAACTGCTATTCTTGCAGCATCTCTTGAAACAATAAACAGGGTTGGACCTTGTGAAGCTCATATTAAAACTATTAAAGTTGAAGATGTTAGGGCTGTTAAACGTGAACAAGTTGTCAATCGTGCAAAAGAAATATATAAAGGTATGATGGAGAAAGTAACTCCTGAAAGCATGAAAATGATTGAAGAAGTTAAGGAAGCTATGAGAATCCATGAAATATCAGAATATGGGGATGAAAAACTTCCTGCTGGACCTAGTATTCATACCTCTGATGCTATTATTGTAGTAGAAGGTCGATCTGATGTTCTTAACTTATTAAAATATGGAATTAAAAATACTGTGGCTGTTGAGGGAGTAAATGTTCCTAATAGTGTAGCTAATTTAACTAAGAATAAGACTGTCACTGTTTTTGTTGATGGAGATCGTGGTGGAGAATTAATATTAAAAGAACTCATGCAAGTTGGAGAAGTAGATTACGTAACAAGAGCTCCAAAAGGCAAAGAAGTTGAAGAACTTGAAAAAGAAGAGGTTATGATATCACTTCGTGATAAAGTTCCTGTTGAACAATATTTTGCTAATTCAAAGCCAAAAGTTCAAACTCCTAAAGTTGAAGATAAAGTAACCTTAATGAGAAATTTATTAAGAGATTTAGAAGGTACTGGAAGTGCTGAAATATTAGATGATGCATTAAACATTTTGAATGAGGTTAAAGTTGAAAAACTATATGATGAACTTAAAACTGCAAATAAAGATGCTTATGCTGTAATTTTTGATGGTGTTGTAAGTCAAAGATTGGTTGATATTTCTGTTTCAAAAGGAATTAAAAATTTAGTAGCTTTTAAAGCAAGTGAAATAGTCAAAAGACCTGATAAACTTAGGATTATAACTGTTAATTAA
- a CDS encoding cation-translocating P-type ATPase: MSNSKSKIPFWTFDRKNALNQVKSSFSGLSSQESSYRLDKFGPNTLKNDKKTQSDFLLFINQFKNPITLILLFAASLSFFLQDTTNSIIILLIILFSTILGFWQEKSAGDAVNELLNLIKVKTTVLRDEKKEEIFVEEVVMGDIVFLSAGDIIPADGLIIEEDELFIDEATFTGETFPVEKKIGVLDKDTPLNKRINSVFMGSHVVSGTGTVLIISTGKNTELGNISEKLSSKIPLTDFEIGIKRFGALLMEITLIMVIFLFAVNVLLNKPFFDSLLFTLALAVGLTPQLLPAIISVNLAKGAKQMAKKKVIVKRLNSIENFGNMTVMCSDKTGTLTEGKVEVDNTLDYLGNNSEMVLKLAKINATLQQGFKNPIDNAISNIELEEFEKYVRVDEIPYDFIRKRLSLLVRLKSKKKINNNLNTNTNTNTNTNTNTNTNTNTNTNTNTNTNTNDFNNNSSNNLNNKFSNGLNNTDNINDQNIFEKSNILITKGAVIEVLSICSHAVNNEGKIVDISTVIDQINALYNKLSSEGFRTLAVAYKDFGSASVINRDDESQMIFTGFISLFDPPKEGIKDTIFDLNNLEVELKVITGDNALIAKNMAKKVGMNNNKVITGNDIQNMSDAAFVHNVSKYSVFAEIEPNQKERIILALKSTGKVVGYMGDGINDVSAIHSADVGLSVNTAVDVAKEAADMVLLDKDLEVLIEGIKEGRRTFANTQKYIFMATSANFGNMFSMAGASIFLPFLPLLPKQVLLTNLMTDIPSMTLPSDNVDDEWIKHPRGWDLSFIKKFMIVFGILSSVFDYITFGVLIFLFKASEVEFQTGWFIESVVSATLIVLVIRTRKSFTKSKPSKYLAFFSISIALFVMILPYIPFASILGFKPVPPIFYLVLLSIVVFYIVSAEITKRWFYKSLNSS; encoded by the coding sequence ATGAGCAACTCTAAATCAAAAATTCCTTTTTGGACTTTCGATAGGAAAAATGCTTTAAATCAAGTTAAATCTTCATTTTCTGGTTTATCTTCTCAGGAATCATCTTATAGATTAGATAAATTTGGCCCCAATACCTTAAAAAATGATAAGAAAACTCAATCTGATTTTTTATTGTTTATAAACCAATTTAAAAATCCAATTACTCTTATATTACTTTTCGCAGCATCTCTTTCTTTTTTTCTGCAAGATACTACTAATTCAATTATAATACTACTAATTATATTATTTTCAACAATCTTAGGATTTTGGCAGGAAAAATCCGCAGGGGATGCTGTAAATGAGCTTTTAAATCTTATTAAGGTTAAAACTACTGTTCTTAGAGATGAAAAAAAAGAAGAAATATTTGTTGAAGAAGTTGTAATGGGAGATATTGTTTTTTTAAGTGCAGGGGATATTATCCCTGCTGATGGTCTTATTATTGAAGAAGATGAGCTTTTTATTGATGAAGCTACATTCACTGGTGAAACTTTTCCTGTTGAGAAAAAAATAGGTGTTTTAGATAAGGACACTCCTTTAAATAAAAGGATTAATTCTGTTTTTATGGGTTCTCATGTTGTTAGTGGGACTGGAACAGTTTTGATTATTTCTACAGGAAAAAATACTGAATTAGGAAATATAAGTGAAAAATTAAGCTCTAAAATTCCATTAACAGATTTTGAAATTGGTATTAAGCGATTTGGTGCTCTTTTGATGGAAATTACTTTAATCATGGTGATTTTTCTTTTTGCAGTTAATGTGCTTTTAAACAAACCCTTTTTTGATTCTTTACTTTTTACATTGGCTTTAGCTGTAGGATTGACTCCTCAATTGTTACCAGCTATAATAAGTGTTAATTTAGCTAAAGGTGCAAAACAAATGGCTAAAAAGAAGGTCATTGTGAAACGTCTTAATTCTATTGAAAATTTTGGTAATATGACTGTTATGTGTTCAGATAAGACTGGAACTTTAACTGAAGGCAAAGTTGAAGTAGATAATACTTTAGATTATTTAGGTAATAATAGTGAAATGGTTCTTAAGTTAGCTAAAATAAATGCAACTTTACAGCAAGGATTTAAAAATCCTATTGATAATGCTATTTCAAATATTGAATTAGAAGAGTTTGAAAAATATGTTAGGGTTGATGAAATTCCTTATGATTTCATTAGAAAAAGACTTAGCTTGTTAGTAAGACTTAAATCTAAAAAAAAGATAAATAATAATCTTAATACTAATACTAATACTAATACTAATACTAATACTAATACTAATACTAATACTAATACTAATACTAATACTAATACTAATACTAATACTAATGATTTTAATAATAATTCTAGTAATAATCTGAATAATAAATTTAGTAATGGTCTTAATAATACTGATAATATTAATGATCAAAACATTTTTGAAAAATCTAATATTTTAATTACTAAAGGGGCTGTTATTGAAGTATTAAGTATTTGTAGTCATGCGGTTAATAATGAAGGGAAAATTGTTGATATTTCTACTGTAATTGATCAAATAAATGCTCTTTATAATAAATTAAGTTCTGAAGGTTTTAGAACACTAGCAGTAGCTTATAAAGATTTTGGAAGTGCATCGGTTATTAATCGTGATGATGAATCTCAAATGATTTTCACTGGATTTATTTCTCTTTTTGATCCTCCAAAAGAGGGAATAAAAGATACTATATTTGATTTAAATAATCTTGAGGTAGAACTTAAGGTAATAACTGGTGACAATGCTTTAATAGCTAAAAATATGGCTAAAAAAGTGGGGATGAATAACAATAAGGTTATTACTGGTAATGATATTCAGAATATGAGTGATGCTGCTTTTGTTCATAATGTTTCTAAATATAGCGTATTTGCAGAAATTGAACCAAATCAAAAAGAAAGAATAATACTAGCTTTAAAAAGCACAGGAAAAGTGGTTGGGTATATGGGTGATGGTATTAATGATGTTTCAGCTATTCATAGTGCAGATGTAGGTTTATCTGTTAATACTGCTGTTGATGTAGCTAAAGAAGCAGCTGACATGGTTTTATTAGACAAAGATTTAGAAGTTCTTATTGAAGGTATAAAAGAGGGTAGAAGAACTTTTGCAAACACTCAAAAATATATTTTCATGGCTACAAGTGCCAATTTTGGGAATATGTTTAGTATGGCGGGAGCTTCAATTTTTTTGCCATTTTTACCATTATTACCAAAACAAGTTCTTCTTACTAACTTAATGACAGATATTCCTTCTATGACTCTTCCTTCAGATAATGTTGATGATGAATGGATAAAACATCCAAGAGGTTGGGATTTAAGTTTTATAAAAAAATTCATGATAGTATTTGGAATTTTAAGTTCTGTTTTTGATTATATAACTTTTGGAGTTTTAATATTTCTATTTAAAGCAAGTGAAGTTGAATTTCAAACTGGTTGGTTTATTGAATCTGTTGTTTCAGCTACTTTAATTGTTTTAGTTATTAGAACAAGGAAATCTTTTACTAAGAGTAAACCAAGTAAATATTTAGCATTTTTTTCAATATCAATAGCTTTATTTGTGATGATATTGCCTTATATCCCATTTGCGTCAATATTAGGATTTAAACCTGTTCCTCCGATTTTTTATCTAGTTTTATTAAGTATTGTCGTGTTTTATATAGTATCTGCAGAGATAACTAAAAGATGGTTTTATAAGAGCTTAAATTCTTCATAA
- the xerA gene encoding site-specific tyrosine recombinase/integron integrase: protein MIEEYLIELEIRNYSKNTIKTYKSIITNLHEFLKTQDDLNDEKRFLRSFKRYIQHLKRDKLVSQNYIYLVTVVSKKFLEFNRLYFLDEVKAPKRTKSLPKSLNESEVKKLINAYDEDINDNNNEEISNFNLNDNNGKTKNKIRNKLILTLLYSSGIRVSELVSLLTKDIDLEDRTMRIRGKGDKDRVVLFDNNAKSLIEKYMIIRESDSDYLFANRLSNPLSTRYIQIMIKDYGKKAGIDKKVTPHILRHSFATHLLKNGVDIRVIQQLLGHSNLSTTQIYTSVDMETLKNVYDKARM from the coding sequence ATGATTGAGGAATATTTAATAGAATTAGAAATAAGAAATTATTCTAAAAATACAATTAAAACATATAAATCTATTATTACCAATCTTCATGAATTTTTAAAGACTCAAGATGATTTAAATGATGAGAAAAGATTTTTAAGAAGTTTTAAAAGATATATTCAACATTTAAAAAGAGATAAGTTAGTTTCTCAAAATTATATATATTTGGTAACTGTTGTTTCAAAAAAATTCCTCGAGTTTAATAGGTTGTATTTTTTAGATGAAGTTAAAGCTCCTAAAAGAACTAAATCTCTTCCAAAATCACTAAATGAATCAGAAGTTAAAAAACTCATCAATGCTTATGATGAAGATATTAATGATAATAATAATGAAGAAATTAGTAATTTTAATCTTAATGATAATAATGGTAAAACAAAGAATAAAATTAGAAATAAGCTTATTTTAACATTATTATATTCATCAGGAATTCGAGTTTCAGAACTTGTTTCATTATTAACAAAAGACATAGATCTTGAAGATAGAACTATGAGAATTAGAGGTAAAGGGGATAAAGATAGAGTAGTTCTTTTTGATAATAATGCTAAATCTTTGATTGAAAAATATATGATTATTCGAGAATCTGATAGTGATTATTTATTTGCAAACAGGTTGAGTAACCCTTTATCAACTAGATATATTCAAATCATGATAAAAGATTATGGAAAGAAAGCTGGAATTGATAAAAAAGTAACTCCTCATATTTTGAGACATTCTTTTGCAACACACCTTTTAAAAAATGGAGTTGATATTAGAGTTATACAACAGCTTTTAGGTCACTCTAATTTATCTACTACTCAGATTTATACTAGTGTCGATATGGAAACTCTTAAAAATGTTTATGATAAAGCTAGAATGTGA
- a CDS encoding Mur ligase family protein, with protein sequence MYEKLLLNLAILAGKISFIVLKVTGRQGTAMPGKVAIKIFPGILKELTKRCNKTVVITGTNGKTTTNNLTNHIIGGKYDNLVSNLKGANMIQGVVTSFIVNNKNFYDWGIFEVDEGSIPDVIHFFSPDYVILTNFFRDQLDRYGEVENTIHLVYDTLKDVDSTLILNADDPSTTQFNKLPNEKIYYGFNKNQFSKIDHSVAESIFCKNCGNRLSYNFISYGNVGDYYCDSCGVERPKINYAAESIDIKDNSYEFLLKINNSESINESINESVNESVNEGIIGSISENIAEDKFVFKYMGIYNIYNCLAAISLCLTENFDISFVQNQVENFDYKLGRMETISFPNKDVVLVLSKNPVGLSEVFNSFSHDEEPKSIMFLINDTPADGKDISWIWDADFEQINNIKNINYFYCSGTRANEAALRLKYSNFNTDKIKKHVSKEVSDIKTPIKEVLDENIKSYIIGTFTAVPEVRKFLLKEKSKYNSVNNIKSD encoded by the coding sequence ATGTATGAAAAACTATTATTAAATTTAGCAATTTTAGCTGGAAAGATTAGTTTCATTGTTTTAAAAGTTACAGGAAGACAAGGGACAGCAATGCCTGGGAAAGTAGCTATTAAAATTTTTCCAGGTATTCTGAAAGAGTTAACCAAAAGGTGTAATAAAACTGTTGTTATTACTGGTACAAATGGTAAAACCACTACAAATAATTTAACAAATCATATTATTGGTGGAAAATATGATAATTTAGTTTCTAATCTTAAAGGAGCTAATATGATTCAAGGGGTGGTAACTTCTTTCATTGTAAATAACAAAAATTTCTATGATTGGGGAATATTTGAAGTGGATGAAGGCTCTATTCCAGATGTAATTCATTTTTTCTCTCCAGATTATGTTATTTTAACAAATTTTTTTAGAGATCAACTTGATAGATATGGTGAGGTTGAAAATACAATACATTTAGTATATGATACTTTAAAGGATGTTGATTCTACTTTAATCTTAAATGCAGATGATCCTTCGACTACTCAGTTTAATAAGTTGCCTAATGAAAAAATATATTATGGCTTTAATAAAAATCAATTTTCTAAAATAGATCATAGTGTAGCAGAGTCTATATTTTGTAAAAATTGTGGTAATCGTTTAAGCTATAACTTTATAAGCTATGGTAATGTTGGAGATTATTATTGTGATAGTTGTGGTGTTGAACGTCCAAAAATTAATTATGCTGCTGAATCAATAGATATTAAAGATAATAGCTATGAATTTCTATTAAAAATTAATAATTCTGAAAGTATTAATGAAAGTATTAATGAAAGTGTTAATGAAAGTGTTAATGAAGGTATTATTGGGAGTATTAGTGAAAATATTGCTGAAGATAAATTTGTGTTTAAATATATGGGTATTTACAATATTTACAACTGTTTAGCAGCTATTTCTCTTTGTTTAACTGAAAATTTTGATATATCCTTTGTTCAAAATCAAGTTGAAAATTTTGATTATAAATTGGGGCGAATGGAGACCATAAGTTTCCCAAATAAAGATGTGGTTTTAGTTTTATCGAAAAATCCTGTTGGATTGAGTGAAGTTTTTAATAGCTTTTCTCATGATGAAGAACCGAAATCTATAATGTTTCTAATTAATGATACTCCTGCAGATGGAAAAGACATATCTTGGATTTGGGATGCTGATTTTGAGCAAATAAATAATATAAAAAATATTAATTATTTTTACTGTTCAGGAACAAGAGCAAATGAAGCAGCTTTAAGACTAAAGTATAGTAATTTTAATACAGATAAAATAAAAAAACATGTTTCAAAAGAAGTAAGTGATATTAAAACACCAATAAAAGAGGTTTTAGATGAAAATATTAAATCTTATATTATTGGGACTTTTACTGCTGTTCCTGAAGTAAGGAAATTTTTACTAAAAGAAAAATCAAAATATAATAGTGTAAATAATATTAAATCTGATTAA
- a CDS encoding type 1 glutamine amidotransferase: MKLEVVNMYPDILNIYGDIGNLICIKNRCEWRGIDINIKNFTIDKETNLEDSDMILIGGGSDKGQDIISDHILNQRNSLESFIEAEKPILAICGSYQIFGNYYLNPYNEKIPCLEIFEMETISKKERLTGDILISNNLRSDSLLKSKQSYNLTDIIGFENHGGRTYHNYDPLGNVKVGFGNNGEDGEEGMIYKNFIGSYLHGPILPKNPHIADYMIFNALKNKYDTDYLNENILNLKDIDDSIEINAHNIMKNRILKT, encoded by the coding sequence ATGAAACTTGAAGTAGTCAATATGTATCCTGATATTTTAAATATATATGGGGATATTGGAAATTTAATATGTATTAAAAATAGATGTGAATGGAGAGGAATCGACATTAACATCAAAAACTTTACAATCGATAAAGAAACCAACCTTGAAGATTCAGACATGATTTTAATTGGTGGAGGATCTGATAAAGGGCAAGATATTATTTCAGATCATATTCTTAATCAAAGAAATTCTTTAGAAAGCTTTATTGAGGCAGAAAAACCTATTTTAGCTATTTGTGGGAGTTATCAAATATTTGGTAATTATTATCTTAACCCTTATAATGAAAAGATTCCTTGTCTTGAAATTTTTGAAATGGAAACTATAAGCAAAAAAGAGAGACTTACAGGAGATATTTTAATCTCTAATAATTTGAGGTCTGATTCATTGCTTAAATCAAAACAATCATATAATTTAACTGATATTATTGGATTTGAAAATCATGGTGGAAGGACCTATCATAATTATGATCCATTAGGCAATGTTAAGGTAGGCTTTGGAAATAATGGAGAAGATGGGGAAGAGGGCATGATTTATAAAAATTTCATTGGTAGCTATTTACATGGTCCTATTTTACCTAAAAATCCTCATATTGCAGACTATATGATATTTAATGCTTTGAAAAATAAGTATGATACTGATTATTTAAATGAAAATATATTAAATTTAAAAGATATTGATGATAGTATTGAAATAAATGCTCATAATATAATGAAGAATAGAATATTAAAAACTTAA
- a CDS encoding VOC family protein, with protein sequence MNIGKELGIVLNLIVPNSIEAIEFYKKAFSAEEVSKYFGPDGSIMHVAITINGEYFYLNDSNENFGAFSPNEIGGCPLNIWIITDDADELFKQAVEAGCEITMEMDDMFWGDRMGSLKDPYGYNWMISKTIEKLSDEEIEKRSKEFFKKMENMS encoded by the coding sequence ATGAACATAGGAAAAGAGTTGGGTATTGTTCTTAATTTGATAGTACCTAACAGTATAGAAGCAATAGAATTCTATAAAAAAGCATTTTCTGCAGAAGAAGTATCAAAGTACTTTGGACCTGATGGAAGTATTATGCACGTTGCAATAACTATCAATGGAGAATATTTTTATTTAAATGATTCTAATGAAAATTTTGGAGCTTTTTCACCAAATGAAATTGGAGGATGTCCTCTAAACATTTGGATCATAACCGATGATGCAGATGAACTTTTCAAACAAGCTGTTGAAGCAGGATGTGAAATAACCATGGAGATGGATGATATGTTCTGGGGAGATAGAATGGGAAGTTTAAAAGATCCTTATGGGTATAATTGGATGATATCCAAAACAATAGAAAAGCTATCTGATGAAGAAATAGAAAAACGATCCAAAGAATTCTTTAAAAAAATGGAAAATATGTCTTAA
- a CDS encoding Gar1/Naf1 family protein — protein MKFLGNISHLSNSGRLIARSSQSPPSGASVFNKDKKKIGKIITVFGPTKEPYISIGIFKSMSMDDFKESIGEDLYFSENPKNRKFNKSRNKNKSVKNKSRKTYRKNKNNKNNTSKRLNKNKNTRKNN, from the coding sequence ATGAAGTTTTTAGGAAATATTTCTCACTTATCTAATTCTGGAAGATTAATAGCTAGATCTTCACAGTCACCTCCTTCAGGAGCTTCTGTTTTTAATAAGGATAAAAAGAAAATAGGTAAAATTATAACTGTTTTTGGACCTACAAAAGAACCATATATATCAATAGGAATTTTTAAATCAATGTCTATGGATGATTTTAAAGAGTCTATTGGTGAAGATTTATATTTTTCTGAAAATCCTAAAAATAGAAAATTCAATAAAAGTAGAAATAAAAATAAGAGTGTTAAAAATAAGAGTAGAAAAACTTATAGGAAAAATAAAAATAATAAAAACAACACTAGTAAAAGATTAAATAAGAATAAAAATACTAGAAAAAACAATTGA
- a CDS encoding transcription initiation factor IIB → MQNDVSDTEKQNKCPECGSENLIGDYERAEVVCASCGLVIDENLVDMGPEWRAFDHEQRDKRTRVGAPITYTIHDKGLSTMIDWRNKDIYGRDIPARNRAQWYRLRKWQRKIRISGATERNLAFALSELDRDSSRLGLPRSVREAASVVYRSAVENKLIRGRSIEGVVAASLYAACRRCNVPRTLDEIAEVSRVSKKEVGRTYRFLTRELNIKLPPTSPVDYVPRFASELGLSGEVQSRAIEIIEKAMEKGLTSGRGPTGVAAAALYIASVLLGERKTQRDVADIAGVTEVTIRNRYKELTEQLEMGVTL, encoded by the coding sequence ATGCAGAATGATGTTTCTGACACAGAAAAACAGAATAAATGTCCAGAATGTGGTTCAGAAAATCTGATTGGCGATTATGAAAGGGCTGAAGTAGTTTGCGCTAGCTGTGGTCTTGTTATTGATGAAAATCTAGTTGATATGGGTCCAGAATGGAGAGCATTTGATCACGAACAAAGGGACAAACGTACAAGAGTAGGTGCTCCAATTACTTATACTATACATGATAAAGGTTTGAGTACTATGATTGATTGGAGGAATAAAGATATTTATGGTAGAGATATTCCTGCAAGAAACAGAGCACAATGGTATAGGTTAAGGAAATGGCAGAGAAAAATTAGAATTTCTGGAGCTACAGAAAGAAACCTTGCATTTGCTTTAAGTGAGCTTGACAGAGATTCTTCAAGATTAGGTCTTCCAAGAAGTGTTAGAGAAGCTGCATCTGTTGTTTACAGAAGTGCAGTAGAAAACAAACTTATTAGAGGTCGTAGTATCGAAGGTGTAGTAGCTGCCTCTCTTTATGCTGCATGTAGGAGATGTAATGTTCCACGTACTCTTGATGAAATAGCTGAAGTTTCAAGAGTAAGTAAAAAAGAAGTTGGAAGAACTTATAGGTTCTTAACTCGTGAATTGAATATAAAACTTCCACCTACATCACCTGTTGATTATGTTCCACGATTTGCAAGTGAACTTGGTCTTTCTGGTGAAGTTCAATCAAGAGCTATTGAAATAATTGAAAAAGCTATGGAAAAAGGTCTTACTTCTGGTAGAGGGCCTACTGGTGTAGCTGCTGCTGCGTTATATATTGCTTCTGTTCTTTTAGGTGAGAGAAAAACACAAAGGGACGTTGCTGATATTGCTGGTGTTACAGAAGTTACAATAAGAAATAGATATAAAGAGCTTACAGAACAACTTGAAATGGGTGTAACTCTTTAA
- a CDS encoding MJ1255/VC2487 family glycosyltransferase, translating to MKLSIIIPTYNEEEYLPNLLKSIESQKFKDYEVIVADANSCDNTVKIAKNYGCTVVQGGMPGVGRNNGAKIAKGEILLFLDSDLELTQNYLIEMIEEFEANELDIGITQINPISEKKRDKILHDLANWFMIAFEKIKPHGAGCYGIICKKELHEEYSGFNEKLTFGEDTDYIERIAKNNKFKVLRNPIINVSTRRLEEEGLGKLAMQYGKSTFNDLRGIRTSAEELEYEFDHFPKDSLEKEDLLAKIKKISDNHSIVKSEDLEYIDNKRLDSKKLDDRNLNNKKSELKITNNKPLKIENQKIKIFYSVCGEGMGHAVRSGVILEELTKKENKEKYDIYIFSSDRSYRYLKNKFDNVYEIGGFNTVYENNEVKNKRTLLNAIKATPNNLKENYGILFKKAREVKPNIIISDFENYSSILSKLINVPLISLDNINIITQTFIDYPPHHRQDMLKAKSVIRSYIMRPKRYIITSYFFPKIKNPDKATIYPPVIRDKIRNLKTSYGEYVFVYQTSNSNKELIRILKEFNEKFIVYGFNKEGIEGNLTFRKFNEDKIYEDMSNAKAVITNGGFTLISEAIYLKKPIYSIPAIGNFEQLLNGFYIDKLGYGEMHEKVNVSTLENFLNNLNKYQKNLYNVKNSDNSGIIKELKKSIEIFSKKY from the coding sequence ATGAAACTAAGTATTATAATTCCTACTTACAATGAAGAAGAATATCTTCCTAATCTATTAAAAAGTATTGAATCGCAAAAATTTAAGGATTATGAAGTGATTGTAGCTGATGCTAACTCCTGTGACAATACTGTAAAAATAGCTAAAAATTATGGTTGTACTGTAGTTCAAGGAGGAATGCCTGGTGTTGGAAGAAACAATGGGGCTAAAATTGCAAAAGGAGAAATACTTTTATTTTTAGATTCTGATCTAGAATTAACTCAAAACTATCTTATAGAGATGATTGAAGAGTTTGAAGCTAATGAATTAGACATTGGAATTACACAAATAAACCCAATATCCGAAAAAAAAAGAGATAAAATCCTTCATGACTTAGCTAACTGGTTTATGATAGCTTTTGAAAAAATAAAACCTCATGGAGCAGGTTGTTATGGAATAATATGTAAAAAAGAGTTACATGAAGAATATTCTGGTTTTAATGAAAAGCTTACATTTGGAGAAGATACAGATTATATTGAAAGAATAGCTAAAAATAACAAATTCAAAGTTCTTAGAAACCCTATAATAAATGTATCTACTCGCAGACTTGAAGAAGAAGGACTAGGTAAGCTCGCAATGCAATATGGAAAAAGTACATTCAATGATCTTAGGGGGATTAGAACTAGTGCTGAAGAATTAGAATATGAATTTGATCATTTTCCTAAAGATTCATTAGAAAAAGAAGATTTGCTTGCAAAGATTAAAAAAATATCAGACAATCATTCGATAGTTAAAAGTGAAGACTTAGAATATATAGATAATAAAAGATTAGATAGTAAAAAACTGGATGATAGAAATCTTAATAATAAAAAGTCAGAACTAAAAATTACTAATAATAAACCTCTAAAAATCGAAAATCAGAAAATAAAGATATTTTATTCTGTTTGTGGAGAAGGTATGGGTCATGCTGTTAGAAGTGGAGTAATATTAGAAGAATTAACAAAAAAAGAAAACAAAGAAAAATATGACATATATATATTTTCAAGTGATAGATCATATAGATATTTAAAGAATAAATTTGATAATGTGTATGAAATTGGTGGTTTCAATACAGTTTATGAAAATAATGAGGTAAAAAATAAAAGAACCCTTTTAAACGCAATTAAGGCAACTCCTAACAATTTAAAGGAAAATTATGGAATATTATTTAAGAAAGCTAGAGAGGTTAAGCCAAATATAATAATATCTGATTTTGAGAATTATTCAAGTATTCTAAGTAAGCTTATTAATGTTCCCTTAATAAGTTTAGATAATATAAATATTATAACTCAAACATTCATAGATTATCCTCCTCATCATAGACAAGATATGTTAAAAGCAAAAAGTGTTATAAGATCTTATATAATGAGACCAAAGAGATATATAATAACTAGTTACTTTTTCCCAAAGATAAAAAATCCAGATAAAGCAACTATTTATCCTCCAGTTATTAGAGATAAAATAAGAAATCTCAAAACCAGTTATGGAGAATATGTATTTGTTTATCAAACTAGTAATTCAAATAAGGAACTTATAAGAATACTAAAAGAATTTAATGAAAAATTCATTGTATATGGATTTAATAAAGAAGGAATCGAAGGAAATTTAACTTTTAGAAAGTTTAATGAAGATAAAATATATGAAGATATGAGCAATGCAAAAGCTGTAATCACTAACGGAGGCTTCACATTAATAAGTGAAGCTATTTATTTAAAAAAACCTATTTACAGTATTCCAGCTATTGGAAACTTTGAACAGCTACTTAATGGTTTTTATATAGATAAATTGGGATATGGAGAAATGCATGAAAAGGTTAATGTTTCAACACTTGAAAATTTTCTAAATAATTTAAATAAATACCAAAAAAACCTTTATAATGTTAAGAATAGTGATAATTCGGGAATAATAAAAGAATTAAAAAAATCAATAGAAATATTTTCTAAAAAATATTAA